The DNA sequence TTTCTTGAGCATACATTCCCGAAGCGGCACTTTTTAAAGCTCTTGTTGGCATTTATTTATTCCTCTTAAATTTTTCCGATTTCTTTACTTTGACTTAGCATTCCATCCAAAGATGTAATCATTTTCTGTGATGCTTCGTAATCTTTTTGCAATTGTATCATTGCCTGCATTTCTAAAATAGGATTGGTGTTAGATCCCTCTATAAATCCTTGATGAATTTTAAACTCACTTTTATCCGCATTATTAAAATCTTGTTCAGCATAATAAAATGTTTGGTTCTCTGATCTTTCCAACATTTCCGGCTGTTCAACATTTACTAATTTTAAATAATCAATAAAAAATTCACCTACTTTTATTTGTCCATCATCTGTAACTGTAATTTCACCTTTTGATTTTAAAAGTGATTCATCCAAATTTATATTTCCCTTTTCACCTAAAACTTTATTGCCGTCTTTCGTTGTTAAATATCCTTCTTCATCAATTTCAAATTGACCATTTTTTGTTAATTCAATTCCGCGTTCCGTATTTACGGCAAAAAAAGCTTTGCCTGAAATTGCAAAATCTAACGGATTATCCGTTTCGAGAAATTCGCCTTCAGAAAAATCCGTAACTTGCTTCACACCTTCATTTTCGGCTCTTTCCATATATTCTGCAAATGGAATTTCTCGCTTGAATCCATTTGTACTT is a window from the Ignavibacteriota bacterium genome containing:
- a CDS encoding flagellar hook-basal body protein, with amino-acid sequence MIKGLYNASKSMNDKIHNIQIVANNLANLSTNGFKREIPFAEYMERAENEGVKQVTDFSEGEFLETDNPLDFAISGKAFFAVNTERGIELTKNGQFEIDEEGYLTTKDGNKVLGEKGNINLDESLLKSKGEITVTDDGQIKVGEFFIDYLKLVNVEQPEMLERSENQTFYYAEQDFNNADKSEFKIHQGFIEGSNTNPILEMQAMIQLQKDYEASQKMITSLDGMLSQSKEIGKI